The following coding sequences lie in one Zingiber officinale cultivar Zhangliang chromosome 2B, Zo_v1.1, whole genome shotgun sequence genomic window:
- the LOC122045938 gene encoding uncharacterized protein LOC122045938 isoform X3, with protein sequence MDCDDSDFQSQNFQIIGEDNDGFPQSEENNWIEEFSPRHSAAAFGSSALQTCSITGNDDWSNTPSEIAQMLVKSIGDNEVNPQNMNTGSESHAIEDSAKNTLGLDEDIATANQHGVSLQIPNNEKSESVLNINSPDQKYHSVGEVVASESTVNEEVVASKSKVNEELASSSIELPKACLVADELLDVVQSKNQLDNSSVIGSFVDCGYPINKGCEMSSISVQSNIQNHPLPLFTNNASTKTSNLENSLATEQKKEDCPAVNVNKSSEPPESENKQSDTLPTFHGEHKPNDHNFQDEALNNDICVIKDSSGMAPTINSLMLPIEGSETVLSENSGLLEAIAYQVKSLNKDLETEDKRSTGTSQLPALAEEDGEKFVEVVIEKRTELCDIAAEPLNSSALVLEESQTFCSEEQRDLDVSKRVIDDNKWKIEFSSSVQTEISAVEDDTGSQIHPLTTHNLDIMQKEKIADNECLEAFTENSAKLNGAELTFVNKPSGLLEDRENKTSSSHEKLDPLSKTVCLVAESNVDNISHLEEKDNSTHSGGSNDNDFKNHSSTTETTQLSAPETQDHDIMMDVDETSIKDQAENTQLLHSEVEVIVEEKEVIVSSIPDSHSDGKDVQVASLSVVKCVIDSEILGEPRVIPDSDAKGPSMESFSDGQETSKTGEGRLAFSAGAYALSTCNSTEGENAKLALTSNSDKPKQTDIEFDTSNIGTNGFSQLPLHESNLNSCSFDSQGGKPSSYETNCGSLTVISCNEWNIEERSSTQYRERNSSLQNLAGSSLEALKFDSFEGTVQDSKMSTLGNDGNFTFVVPLDKSDPPEDSKKDQESISQIQSLEQHQISKEISQEHPSETVEEITSNPSLSVEDKKKKVSVRGTRKAGISKGDADENSQEKHSKGSKRTPRSTSSRASRNKTGKEDVQQCLYVDSNTKSSCSPTVQTSNLPDTSTSAPPLFHQPFTDLQQIQLRAQIFVYGSLIQGVLPDEACMLPAFGGTDGGRSLWEKTWRVASERFHNQKLLTSSSEQVVSCSPLSSKVLNCSAGRRDSKTPIAATKSSVVSFQSPFQSSSKDVLPSNITRGTYLESNQSLSPLHSYQTSQMRPYLTNSAPWFSPSPHHASWTVPSQSSPFDSAAQHSSAITSEIAQVMPARDSSKSLAANLQLTSHGALLPRQDTPSISSSLPSQIQNKEATPAGNKNPSIRDKSRKRKKNSALEESVLNISATQPQRDSASATCITSNLPSSLSFPLSSSSLSPNTSVGFVSTTSQAPTVPYYQILGSNSQQNVLSKETCTHIEQSKVQADSASAYAATAVKHSQTIWEQMTVQKSGLALEVEGKLASAAVAAAAAASVAKAAAEIAKVASEAAKQAKLMADEAVNSSYAENITQNTENSLDIGKSLLNLPVNDKINGLSVISAAREATRRRVEASSAAMKRAENLDAILKAAEMAAEAVSQVGTIIAMGDPLPLSISELVEAGPDDYWKRHRMTMKIDSESYSQAKKNSGLHIASDHELYAKQSAELLPSDHNKRPNSMPPGNQKSIPFEEHYEGHELQGSENIVSTETGSSPIQGSTIQTGSLVEVVAKEGGLRGAWFSAFVLDIKDGKAFVQYKDLLSAEGHDKLKEWIPLEFKGDQPPRIRVAHSLMVGMPEGTRKRRREALGNFNWAVGDRVDAWMRDGWWEGVVSEKNPDDETKLTVHFSGDDSSVVRAWNLRPSLCWQDDQWIEWSKEKITLETYEGDTPQEKRRKLGLIDNKNKEEIIEGGLNTCTNDSSKLEEINQLNLSAKDAIFSMGKNVGDGNNNDAFKVKRAGLLKDGPKVVFGVPKPGKRRKFMEVSKHYTADKIEKTAERSDSIKFAKYLIPQAPQPWRNSSKADTKGKQGTNLNTRVLKSLRSQNVQTKSSVGKDKSVTSASVSNGVEVSLKTSFSTGEKKSSLEVGSLPHFIGKVDVAVLGSSVQHVPAMPAPKKKSSSLELEIGGKEKSSSVVDQSSRSEVQGSENIVKRSADVTEPRRSNRRIQPTSRLLEGLQSSLLISKIPSFSHDKSTKTLHKGGPSSRGQSHR encoded by the exons ATGGATTGTGATGATAGTGACTTCCAAAGCCAGAACTTTCAAATAATTGGAGAGGACAATGATGGGTTTCCCCAAA GTGAAGAAAACAATTGGATTGAGGAGTTTTCTCCCAGACATAGTGCAGCAGCATTTGGTTCAAGTGCCTTGCAGACTTGTTCCATTACAGGGAACGACGATTGGTCCAATACTCCATCTGAAATTGCACAAATGCTAGTAAAATCTATTGGAGATAATGAGGTAAATCCACAAAACATGAATACAGGGTCAGAATCACATGCAATAGAAGACTCTGCTAAAAATACTCTGGGGTTGGATGAAGATATAGCTACAGCCAACCAGCATGGCGTTTCACTTCAAATTCCCAATAATGAAAAATCAGAATCTGTCTTGAATATAAATTCGCCTGACCAAAAGTATCATTCTGTTGGGGAGGTGGTTGCTTCAGAATCCACAGTTAATGAAGAGGTGGTTGCTTCAAAATCCAAAGTTAATGAAGAATTAGCTTCTTCATCAATTGAGTTACCTAAAGCATGTTTAGTTGCTGATGAGCTTCTTGATGTGGTTCAGAGCAAGAACCAGTTGGATAATTCATCGGTGATTGGTTCATTTGTTGATTGTGGCTATCCTATAAACAAGGGTTGTGAGATGAGTTCAATTTCTGTTCAAAGCAACATTCAGAATCATCCCTTGCCTTTATTCACTAATAATGCGAGTACTAAAACAAGTAATCTGGAAAACTCATTAGCAACAGAGCAAAAGAAGGAAGACTGCCCTGCGGTTAATGTGAATAAGAGCTCAGAACCTCCTGAATCTGAAAACAAACAGAGTGATACATTGCCTACTTTTCATGGTGAACATAAACCAAATGATCACAATTTTCAGGATGAGGCTCTTAATAATGATATTTGTGTTATTAAGGATTCTTCAGGAATGGCTCCGACGATCAATTCTCTGATGTTGCCAATTGAAGGGTCTGAAACTGTGCTCTCTGAGAACTCTGGGCTGCTGGAAGCTATTGCTTACCAGGTAAAATCTTTGAATAAAGACTTGGAGACAGAGGATAAAAGATCAACTGGCACTAGTCAGTTACCAGCTTTAGCAGAGGAGGATGGAGAGAAATTTGTTGAGGTTGTTATTGAGAAGAGAACTGAGCTCTGTGATATAGCAGCGGAACCTCTCAATTCTTCTGCCTTGGTGCTTGAGGAAAGTCAAACGTTTTGTTCCGAGGAACAGAGAGATCTTGATGTGTCCAAAAGAGTTATTGATGACAACAAATGGAAGATAGAGTTTTCATCTTCAGTTCAAACTGAAATATCTGCAGTTGAGGATGATACTGGTTCACAAATTCATCCTTTAACCACCCATAACTTGGATATTATGCAGAAAGAAAAGATTGCTGACAACGAATGCTTAGAAGCTTTTACTGAAAATTCTGCTAAGTTGAATGGCGCAGAACTTACTTTTGTCAACAAACCTTCTGGTTTGCTGGAGGATAGAGAAAATAAGACCTCTTCCTCTCACGAGAAATTGGATCCATTGAGCAAGACTGTTTGTTTGGTTGCTGAATCAAATGTGGACAACATTAGTCATTTGGAGGAAAAGGATAACTCTACACATTCAGGCGGTTCAAATGACAATGATTTTAAGAATCACTCTTCCACTACTGAGACTACACAATTATCTGCACCTGAAACACAGGACCACGATATCATGATGGATGTTGATGAGACATCAATCAAGGACCAAGCAG AAAATACCCAGCTGCTACACTCTGAGGTTGAAGTGATAGTAGAGGAGAAAGAAGTGATAGTGTCATCCATTCCAGATTCACACTCAGACGGGAAAGATGTACAGGTAGCTTCCCTGTCAGTTGTGAAATGTGTCATAGACAGTGAGATATTAGGAGAACCACGTGTGATACCAGATTCAGATGCAAAGGGCCCATCAATGGAGAGTTTTTCTGATGGACAAG AAACTTCCAAAACTGGTGAAGGTCGGTTAGCTTTTTCAGCTGGAGCATATGCTCTTTCCACTTGCAATAGCACAGAAGGGGAAAATGCAAAGTTAGCTTTGACAAGCAATTCTGACAAACCGAAACAGACTGATATAGAAT TTGATACGTCAAATATTGGTACAAATGGCTTTTCTCAGTTGCCTTTGCATGAAAGCAATCTCAATTCCTGCTCCTTTGACTCTCAAGGTGGAAAGCCAAGTTCATATGAAACAAATTGTGGTTCACTAACTGTTATTAGTTGCAATGAGTGGAACATTGAGGAAAGGAGTAGCACACAATATAGAGAAAGGAATAGTTCATTGCAAAATCTTGCAGGCTCTTCTTTAGAGGCATTAAAGTTTGATAGTTTTGAAGGCACTGTTCAAGATTCCAAAATGAGTACTTTAGGTAATGATGGAAACTTCACGTTTGTAGTCCCCCTAGACAAAAGTGATCCCCCAGAAGACAGCAAGAAGGATCAGGAATCCATCTCCCAAATTCAGTCCTTAGAACAGCATCAG ATTTCTAAGGAGATTTCTCAGGAACATCCAAGTGAAACTGTAGAAGAAATTACTAGCAATCCTAGCTTGAGTGTGGAAGACAAAAAGAAGAAAGTGTCTGTTCGTGGAACTAGGAAGGCAGGCATTTCAAAAGGAGACGCTGATGAGAATTCACAAGAAAAACATTCTAAAGGAAGCAAAAGGACACCACGTAGTACCTCTAGCAGAGCCTCACGAAACAAAACTGGCAAAGAAGATGTACAACAATGTCTCTATGTTGATTCTAATACTAAATCTTCCTGTTCTCCAACTGTTCAAACATCTAATCTGCCAGACACGAGCACATCAGCGCCGCCGCTATTTCATCAGCCTTTCACAGATTTACAGCAAATACAATTGCGTGCTCAAATATTTGTCTATGGCTCTCTCAT ACAAGGAGTGCTGCCCGATGAGGCTTGTATGCTTCCAGCCTTCGGAGGAACTG ATGGAGGAAGGAGCTTATGGGAGAAAACATGGCGTGTTGCTTCAGAAAGGTTTCATAACCAGAAATTACTAACAAGTAGTTCAG AACAAGTTGTCAGCTGCAGCCCTCTTTCAAGCAAGGTTCTTAATTGCTCTGCTGGTAGGAGGGACAGTAAAACCCCAATTGCAGCTACAAAAAGTTCCGTTGTTTCTTTCCAATCACCATTCCAGAGTTCATCAAAGGATGTTTTACCCTCAAATATCACAAGAGGCACCTACTTGGAATCCAATCAATCTCTGTCGCCGTTACATTCATATCAAACTTCTCAGATGAGACCGTACTTAACCAATTCTGCACCTTGGTTTTCTCCTAGTCCTCACCATGCTTCCTGGACTGTTCCCTCACAAAGTTCACCTTTTGATTCCGCTGCACAGCATTCTTCTGCAATAACTTCTGAAATAGCTCAAGTAATGCCTGCAAGAGACTCTTCTAAATCTCTTGCTGCAAATTTGCAGCTTACCTCACATGGTGCCTTGCTGCCTCGTCAAGATACTCCAAGTATTTCTTCGTCATTGCCAAGTCAGATTCAAAATAAGGAAGCAACTCCTGCAGGAAATAAAAACCCTTCAATTAGGGACAAATCcagaaagaggaaaaaaaattctGCGTTAGAGGAGTCCGTGTTGAATATTTCAGCTACCCAACCTCAACGAGATTCTGCTTCTGCCACTTGTATCACTAGTAATCTGCCTAGTTCTTTATCCTTTCCTCTATCTTCTAGTTCTCTAAGTCCTAATACATCTGTTGGCTTTGTTTCAACTACATCTCAAGCACCAACTGTTCCTTACTACCAAATATTGGGCAGTAATTCTCAACAGAATGTCCTCTCAAAAGAGACCTGTACTCATATTGAGCAATCAAAAGTGCAAGCTGACAGTGCTTCTGCTTATGCTGCCACTGCTGTTAAGCACAGCCAAACTATTTGGGAGCAGATGACTGTTCAGAAGTCAGGCCTCGCATTGGAGGTTGAAGGGAAACTTGCCTCTGCAGCTGTTGCAGCTGCAGCAGCTGCTTCTGTAGCAAAGGCAGCTGCAGAAATTGCCAAGGTTGCATCTGAGGCTGCAAAACAGGCTAAGTTGATGGCAGATGAGGCAGTTAATTCGTCATATGCTGAAAATATTACTCAAAACACTGAAAATAGTCTTGATATTGGAAAAAGTTTGCTTAACTTGCCAGTTAATGACAAAATTAATGGTCTTTCAGTTATTTCTGCTGCACGAGAGGCTACAAGGAGGAGGGTAGAAGCATCCTCTGCAGCCATGAAGCGGGCTGAAAACTTGGATGCCATACTGAAAGCTGCAGAAATGGCTGCAGAAGCTGTGTCCCAAGTTGGAACGATCATTGCAATGGGGGACCCTCTGCCATTGTCGATAAGTGAATTAGTAGAAGCTGGACCTGATGATTATTGGAAACGTCATCGTATGACTATGAAAATTGATTCTGAATCATATTCACAGGCCAAGAAGAATTCAGGTTTGCATATAGCAAGTGACCATGAGTTATACGCAAAACAATCAGCTGAATTATTGCCATCAGATCATAACAAGAGACCAAATTCTATGCCTCCTGGCAATCAGAAATCCATACCATTTGAGGAACATTATGAAG GGCATGAGTTACAAGGCAGTGAAAATATTGTTTCAACTGAAACTGGGAGCAGTCCtatacaaggaagtaccattcAGACAGGCTCCCTTGTTGAG GTTGTAGCTAAAGAAGGTGGCCTTCGAGGAGCTTGGTTTTCTGCATTTGTCCTTGATATCAAAGATGGTAAAGCATTTGTGCAGTACAAGGATCTTCTGTCTGCTGAAG GTCATGACAAGCTCAAGGAGTGGATACCACTTGAATTCAAAGGTGACCAACCTCCCAGAATACGTGTAGCACATAGCTTAATGGTAGGTATGCCAGAAGGAACAAGGAAGCGGCGGAGAGAGGCTCTAGGCAATTTCAATTGGGCAGTTGGTGACAGAGTAGATGCATGGATGCGTGATGG TTGGTGGGAAGGTGTTGTCAGTGAGAAGAATCCAGATGATGAAACCAAGTTAACTGTACACTTTTCAG GGGATGACTCCTCAGTTGTTCGAGCTTGGAACTTACGACCTTCACTTTGTTGGCAAGATGATCAATGGATAGAATGGTCTAAAGAAAAAATCACTCTTGAAACCTATGAG GGAGATACACCCCAGGAGAAACGGCGAAAGCTTGGGCTAATAgataacaaaaataaagaagaaatAATTGAGGGAGGATTGAATACTTGCACAAATGACTCGAGCAAGTTGGAAGAGATAAACCAACTTAATTTATCAGCAAAGGATGCAATATTTTCCATGGGGAAGAATGTTGGTGATGGTAATAACAATGATGCATTTAAGGTCAAACGGGCAGGCCTTCTGAAAGATGGACCAAAGGTGGTGTTTGGTGTTCCTAAGCCTGGAAAAAGACGCAAGTTTATGGAAGTTAGCAAACACTACACAGCTGATAAAATTGAGAAAACAGCTGAAAGGAGTGATTCGATAAAGTTTGCAAAATATTTGATTCCCCAAGCACCTCAGCCATGGAGGAATAGCTCCAAAGCAGACACTAAAGGAAAGCAAGGCACCAACTTGAATACCAGAGTCCTCAAATCTTTGAGGTCACAGAATGTTCAGACCAAAAGTTCTGTGGGTAAGGATAAGTCAGTTACCAGTGCTTCTGTCTCAAATGGAGTAGAAGTGAGTCTTAAAACTTCTTTTAGCACTGGAGAGAAGAAGAGTTCATTAGAAGTTGGTTCTCTTCCACATTTTATTGGTAAAGTAGATGTTGCAGTCCTCGGGTCCTCTGTGCAGCATGTACCAGCTATGCCAGCAcctaagaagaaatcctcttctcTTGAGCTTGAAATAGGGGGAAAAGAAAAGAGTTCATCTGTTGTGGACCAGTCATCCAGATCTGAAGTGCAAGGTTCTGAAAATATTGTAAAAAGATCTGCTGATGTTACTGAACCCCGGAGATCGAATCGTAGAATTCAGCCAACATCAAGA TTACTGGAGGGATTGCAAAGCTCTCTGCTCATATCAAAGATTCCCAGTTTTTCACACGATAAAAGTACCAAGACCTTGCATAAAGGTGGACCATCTTCTAGAG GTCAGAGTCACAGATGA